Part of the Arsenicicoccus sp. oral taxon 190 genome, CGGGCCGGCGAGCGACCAGGCCCGCCCGCTGCAGGGTGCTCGCCTGCTTGGTGACCACGGTGCGGTCCACGCCGACCCGGGCGGCCACCTGCGCCGCCGAGGCCGGACCCGAGAGGAGGGCGGTGAGGATCGGATAGGTGCCGTCGCTCAGACGCACCGGGGACGCGCCCTGGAGCCGCTGGTACACGCCCTCACGGAAGCGCCGCACCAGCAGGGGCGTCAGGGCATCGAGGAGGTCGACCACCGCAGGATCGTCGGCGGCGCGCACCCGAGGGTCCCTGGTCATGCCGGCCGTCCTTGGTCGTGCCCAGCGTCCTCCAGCGTCCGCTCGTGGTCCTCGTAGGCGTCCTCGGCCCCGACGACGAGCGACTCGAGCCGGAAGTAGGGCACCGCGAAGAGAGCGCTGTCCCGGAGGGCCTCCCACAGGTGGTGCCAGCTGCGCAGGTCGTCGGTCTCGACCAGGACGACGTCGCTGCAGGTGGCCGTCATGGCTTCCGCGTCCAGCCACCGCACCGAGCAGTCCGCGTGGGCAGACAGGGCGGGCTGGACCTGGGCGGCGATCACGTCGCGACGCTGCGCGCGGGACAACGCGAGCCAGACCGGCAGGGCGGTGAGCTGCACCACGGCCACGAGGTGGAGGGACGACATACGTGCATCATGCACGCGTATTCTGTCGTCGCGCAAGACCGTCAGCGCAAGGCGCTCTTCTTCGTCCAGTCGGCATAGGAGTACTGCCACGCGGTGATGCCCTCGCCATCGCGAAAGGCGCGGTCGGACCCGGTGAACTCGACCACGTCCCCGACCATGGAGCTCTGGAACATCCAGCTGGCGTTGGCCATGCTCATGTTGGTGCAGCCGTGGGAGACGTTGCGCCTGCCCTGCGCCCACTGCGACCACGGCGCGGCGTGCAGGAACTCCCCCGTCGTGGTGACACGCATGTTCCACTCGGTGTCGAGCTTGTAGTACTCCGGGTGGCCCTTGGGGATGCCTACCGTGGCCGAGTCCATGGTCATGTGACCGACCTTCTCCATGATCACCTTGGTCCCCGACCGGGTGGTGAAGCCGTCCTTGCCCGTGGTGACCGGGATGGTCCGCACGACCTGTCCGTCGCGCACGACGGTCATCTGGTGGGTCTTCATGTCGACCTTGCTGATCTGGGACCGCCCGATCGTGAAGGTCTCGCTGTCGTCACGGCCGACCCACTTGCCCTCGCCGGTCTGCAGGCCCGCCAGCTGCGCCTCCACCGTGACCTTCGTCCCCGGCTTCCAGTAGCTCTCCGGGCGCCACATGAGCCGGCGGTCGCTCAGCCAGCCCCAGGACCCGGTGGTCGCGGGCTCGGTCGTCACCTTCAGGTGCTTCTCCACCTCGGCCCGCTGCTGCGGCGTGGCCACCGATGAGCTGAAGGTGACCATGGCCGGCATCCCGACCCCCACGACGTCGTCCATGGGTGCGAGGACGTACTTCGCCACCGTCGTCGGGCGCACGGTCGTGAAGCGGCTCGTGGCGGTCTTCGCCGCGCCGTCCTGGCCCTTGACCTCGGCGGAGACGGTGTAGGACGTGGCCGGCCGCAGCCGCCGCGCCGGGCGCCAGGTGTCGCCGTCCAGGCGTCCCTCCACCTCGGCCCCGGCCTCGTCCCGGACCGTGACCGCGGCGAGGTTGCCGCCGGCCGACCGGACGCTCACCGTGGCGGCCGGGTCCACCCCCTTGGCTCCCTGGGCGGGGACAAAGTCCACCGTCGGGGCCGTCGCGGTCGAGGGCGTGGGGTCGGCCGGGGCGCTCGAGCCGGCGCTGGAGCTGGAGCCGGCGGGCGCCGCGCTGCGCGTGGCGGTCGACCCCTGGTCACGGGCGGCCGGCGCCTGGACGCTGCAGCCGGCGACCACGAGCGCCACGGTGAGGCCGAGGCCCCACGGGGCTGCGTGGGCAGACGAGTTGGACGGCATGGTGAGGTCCCCCGAGAGTGATGCGCTGACGTTGGAAACACGTTATCGGGAACCCCTCGCATCAACCAACGACTGCAACGATGTGTGGCCTAATCGTCACACTCCGTCAGAATGTGCGTCGGTGGACAGCGGCGGGCCCCGATGACAGGACGTCATCGGGGCCCGCAACGTTGCACGTCGGTCAGACGGCGTGCTCACCGTGGAAGAACTCGAAGACCCAGCCGATCAAGCCGATGACGGCGAGAGCGGCGGAGATGAAGAACATCCACCACCCGACCGCCAGCCCCATGAAGAGCAGCGCGCCGGCGCCGGCCAGCATGATCGGCCACCAGGACTTCGGCGCGAAGAAGCCGTAGTCGCCCTCGGCGTCCGCGATCTCGCCGCGCGGGTTGTCCTCCGGCCCCACCCCGGGCAGCCGCTTGAGGGTCGCCTGCAGGTAGAACGCCGTCATCCACATCATCGGGACCAGCAGGTAGAGCGCCACGACCCCGACGGGCTCGCTCCAGCCGGTGACGAAGCCGTAGACCGTCGCCACGGGCAGGAAGAAGAACCCGACGATGGCGAAGAGCTTCACAGCGGTGCGCATGTCAGCGGCCGTCCTCTCGCTGGCTGGTGGTGGAGGTGGCGCCCTCGGCCCGGTGACGGGAGCCCAGGCGGTCCAGGGTGGCCGGGTCCGCGGTCGGGTGGGTGCCCTCGGAGTCCGGGTGGTGCAGGTCCCAGGCCGGGCGCTCGGAGCGGATCCGCGGGATGCTGTCGAAGTTGTGGCGCGGCGGCGGGCAGGACGTCGCCCACTCCAGCGAACCGCCGTAGCCCCACGGGTCGTCGACGAGCACCTTGGGCGCCTTGCGCTCGGTGATCCAGACGTTGTAGAGGAAGGGCAGCATCGACAGGGACAGGATCACCGCGAAGACCGTGGAGATCTGGTTGTAGAGCTGGAAGCCGTCCTCCGGCAGGTAGTCGGCGTAACGGCGGGGCATGCCCTCGACGCCGAGCCAGTGCTGGATGAGGAACGTGCCGTGGAAGCCGACGAAGAGCAGCCAGAAGTGGATCTTGCCGAGCCGCTCGTCGAGCATCTTGCCGGTGATCTTGGGCCACCAGAAGTAGAGGCCGGCGAACATCGAGAAGACGACCGTGCCGAAGACCGTGTAGTGGAAGTGCGCCACCACGAAGTAGGAGTCGGACAGGTGGAAGTCCATGGCCGGGCTGGCCAGGATCACGCCGGTGAGGCCGCCGAAGCAGAAGGTCACGATGAAGCCGATGGCCCAGATCATGGGCGTGTCGAAGCTGAGCGACCCGCCCCACATGGTGCCGATCCAGTTGAAGAACTTCACGCCCGTCGGGACGGCGATGAGCATGGTCATCACCGAGAAGAAGGGCAGCAGGACCTGGCCGGTGACGTACATGTGGTGGGCCCACACGGACATCGACAGCGCCGCGATCGCGACGGTCGCGAAGATCAGCGTCTTGTAGCCGAAGATCGGCTTGCGCGAGAAGACCGGGATGACCTCGCTGATGATGCCGAAGAACGGCAGCGCGATGATGTAGACCTCGGGGTGGCCGAAGAACCAGAAGAGGTGCTGCCACAGCACGGGTCCACCGTTGGCGGGGTCGAAGATGTGGGCGCCGAACTTGCGGTCGGCCCCCAGCGCGAAGAGCGCGGCCGCCAGGACCGGGAAGACCATGATGACGAGCATCGAGGTCACCAGGACGGTCCAGGTGAAGACCGGCATGCGGAACATCGTCATGCCGGGGGCGCGCATGCACAGGATCGTGGTGATGAAGTTGACCGCACCGAGGATGGTGCCGAAACCACCGAGCGCGAGACCGAAGACCCACAGGTCACCGCCCAGGCCGGGCGAGTAGGTGGCGTCGGACAGCGGCGCGTAGGCGAACCAGCCGAAGGAAGCCGCGCCGTTGGGGGTCAGGAAGCCGAAGGCGGCGACGAGACCGCCGAAGAGGTACATCCAGTAGGCCAGCGCGTTGAGCCGCGGGAAGGCGACGTCCGGCGCGCCGATCTGCAGCGGGACCAGCGCGTTGGCGAAGCCGGCGAACAGCGGCGTCGCGAAGAGCAGCAGCATGATCGTGCCGTGCATGGTGAAGAGCTGGTTGAACTGCTCGGGGTTGTCCACGATCTGCAGGCCGGGCTCGAAGAGCTCCAGGCGGATCAGCAGCGCCATCAGGCCACCGAGCATGAAGAACGCGATGGTGGTGACGAAGTAGAGGTTGCCGATCTTCTTGTGATCGGTCGTGGTCAGGACGTCGGCGATCTGCCGCCCCAGGGTCTTCTTGCGGTGCGGGCGGCCGGGGGCCTGCGCCTCACGCTGCGGTGCGGTTGCGGTAGCCATCAGTTGCTGCTCCCCTGCGTGGTCGGGATCTTGGCCTGCTCCGTGGGCTCGACCTTCTCGCGGCTGAGGCCGTTGGGGAGCTGACCGGAGTTGCCCTGCGCCTTCAGGGCGGAGATGTACTTGTCGTAGTCCTCCTGCGAGACGACCTTCACGTTGAAGAGCATCTGGGAGTGGTAGGCGCCGCACAGCTCGGCGCACTTGCCCTTGTAGTCGCCCTCGCGGTCCGTCACGACCTGGAACTTGTTGACCCGCCCGGGGATCATGTCGAGCTTCTGCTGGAAGGCCGGCACCCAGAAGGAGTGGATGACGTCCCGGCTCGTGAGCACGAACTCCACCCGCTTGTGGACGGGAAGCACCAACGTGGGCAGACCCGCCTCGGCGCCGGGCTTGCCGTTGAGGTGCGCCTGCTCCCCGGCGACGTAGGTGTTGGCCTCGACGTAGTTGAAGTCCCAGCTCCACTGCTTGCCCACCGCGTTGACGGTGA contains:
- a CDS encoding MarR family winged helix-turn-helix transcriptional regulator; this translates as MTRDPRVRAADDPAVVDLLDALTPLLVRRFREGVYQRLQGASPVRLSDGTYPILTALLSGPASAAQVAARVGVDRTVVTKQASTLQRAGLVARRPDPGDARATLLVLTPAGEEAAAGLRRAALQLIGELSTTGVDPGALAQAAAVLRALTEVVQAGAPGERT
- a CDS encoding darcynin family protein produces the protein MSSLHLVAVVQLTALPVWLALSRAQRRDVIAAQVQPALSAHADCSVRWLDAEAMTATCSDVVLVETDDLRSWHHLWEALRDSALFAVPYFRLESLVVGAEDAYEDHERTLEDAGHDQGRPA
- a CDS encoding L,D-transpeptidase, which codes for MPSNSSAHAAPWGLGLTVALVVAGCSVQAPAARDQGSTATRSAAPAGSSSSAGSSAPADPTPSTATAPTVDFVPAQGAKGVDPAATVSVRSAGGNLAAVTVRDEAGAEVEGRLDGDTWRPARRLRPATSYTVSAEVKGQDGAAKTATSRFTTVRPTTVAKYVLAPMDDVVGVGMPAMVTFSSSVATPQQRAEVEKHLKVTTEPATTGSWGWLSDRRLMWRPESYWKPGTKVTVEAQLAGLQTGEGKWVGRDDSETFTIGRSQISKVDMKTHQMTVVRDGQVVRTIPVTTGKDGFTTRSGTKVIMEKVGHMTMDSATVGIPKGHPEYYKLDTEWNMRVTTTGEFLHAAPWSQWAQGRRNVSHGCTNMSMANASWMFQSSMVGDVVEFTGSDRAFRDGEGITAWQYSYADWTKKSALR
- a CDS encoding cytochrome c oxidase subunit 4 — protein: MRTAVKLFAIVGFFFLPVATVYGFVTGWSEPVGVVALYLLVPMMWMTAFYLQATLKRLPGVGPEDNPRGEIADAEGDYGFFAPKSWWPIMLAGAGALLFMGLAVGWWMFFISAALAVIGLIGWVFEFFHGEHAV
- the ctaD gene encoding aa3-type cytochrome oxidase subunit I, giving the protein MATATAPQREAQAPGRPHRKKTLGRQIADVLTTTDHKKIGNLYFVTTIAFFMLGGLMALLIRLELFEPGLQIVDNPEQFNQLFTMHGTIMLLLFATPLFAGFANALVPLQIGAPDVAFPRLNALAYWMYLFGGLVAAFGFLTPNGAASFGWFAYAPLSDATYSPGLGGDLWVFGLALGGFGTILGAVNFITTILCMRAPGMTMFRMPVFTWTVLVTSMLVIMVFPVLAAALFALGADRKFGAHIFDPANGGPVLWQHLFWFFGHPEVYIIALPFFGIISEVIPVFSRKPIFGYKTLIFATVAIAALSMSVWAHHMYVTGQVLLPFFSVMTMLIAVPTGVKFFNWIGTMWGGSLSFDTPMIWAIGFIVTFCFGGLTGVILASPAMDFHLSDSYFVVAHFHYTVFGTVVFSMFAGLYFWWPKITGKMLDERLGKIHFWLLFVGFHGTFLIQHWLGVEGMPRRYADYLPEDGFQLYNQISTVFAVILSLSMLPFLYNVWITERKAPKVLVDDPWGYGGSLEWATSCPPPRHNFDSIPRIRSERPAWDLHHPDSEGTHPTADPATLDRLGSRHRAEGATSTTSQREDGR
- the ctaC gene encoding aa3-type cytochrome oxidase subunit II; this translates as MRLLRRHDDSPRATQRVRALVGAASLVALTTVLSGCSEAAGRGFLPRGATTSTARIESLWVWTWIVALAVGCVVWGLTVFCMVRFRRRPSDTGYPAQLRYNVPVEIFYTVVPILMVGVLFYYTARDEAALLDTSKKPDVTVNAVGKQWSWDFNYVEANTYVAGEQAHLNGKPGAEAGLPTLVLPVHKRVEFVLTSRDVIHSFWVPAFQQKLDMIPGRVNKFQVVTDREGDYKGKCAELCGAYHSQMLFNVKVVSQEDYDKYISALKAQGNSGQLPNGLSREKVEPTEQAKIPTTQGSSN